The following DNA comes from Bathymodiolus thermophilus thioautotrophic gill symbiont.
GGTGGTGGTGCCGTTGAAGGCTAGGGTTGCGTTGTTGGTGCCGCTGAGGCTGAATAGGTTACTGGTGTTTTCAATAATGCTGAAAGTGGCGTTTTCATTGGCAGTAAGGGTGTGAGTGGTGTTTTCACCTTCATTTATATTTAGTGTGTTGCTAGAGGTAATGGTAAGTCTAGGTTTTACGGTTAAAGTAAATTCCCCAAGTAAATCACGCTTCAAAGGATCGCTTGCGTTGCCATCAGCAACACGGATGTAAACTTTGTAGGAACTTTTGGTAGCAAGGTTGACTGTCTCGGTAATGCTTAACTTGCCATCAGTGGTGATTGAAAATTTATTGTTGTCAGTCGTGTTGTCATCTACAAGCCCATAATAAAATTGTGTGTTAGTGTCAGCATCGGTGGCAGAGGTGGTGGCAATTTGGGTGTTGGCAGGTGTGCCATCGATAATGGTTAAGGGGTTGAGTTGGAGGTTTTTAGGGGTATTGTCATTTACATCGGTAACTACTACAGTTACTGTTTTTGTGTATTCATGGCCTGCGCCGTCTGTTACTTTGACATCAACACTTAGGGTTTTAATGACTTCATAATCAACTGACTTGATAATCCTTAGTTTGGTGTTGTTAATAATTTTGAAAAAATTACCAGTATTGTTTTCTAAGGAAAAAGTAAAGGTGTTTGTGGTGTCAACATCTATTGCACCGAGGTTGGCGACTAGAAATAAACGGCTGGAAATACTACTGGTTTCCTCATAACGCCCCTCAGGTATCGTTAAAGTGCTGTTGCTGAGGGTAATGTCAGTAGGGGTGCTGTCGTTTACATCAGTTAGGGTAACTTCGATGGTTTTAGTGGTGTCGGCTTTACCTGATTTAGTGGCTTTAATGTGGATAGTATAAATTTTTGATGAAGTGGTGTCATAATCTGCACCGTTGGCATTTTTGAATTTTAATACGCTATTTTCAATTTTAAAAAGGTTGTTGTTGTCGGCGGTGCCGTCTAGCGAAAAGGTTGCGCCATCTTTATTAGCAGAGAGGGTGGCAATAGTTTGAACTCCTTCAGGGGTTGTTAGGTTGTTTGTGGTGATGGTGAGAGGGAGATAATCGGTAAGGGAGATTGTTTGTTTTAAATTTTTTAAAACAATTTCATTGTTGTTATTAGCCACATAGGTGCCCAAATTAATATCCACAGAGTCTAGATTATCAGCATCTAGAGTGGCAAGTATAGCAGTTTCTTCCCATGTCCATTGGGTAGCAAATCGACCAATGGGGCTAATTGGCGTTAGAGTTCTTGACGGACTATTACTTGAAGGCGACCCAAGATAATAAGTTGCACCTTTATTGATACTGTAAGATACCCTTGGATTATCTATTGATTCTGTGACTGATTCCCATCCTTGGACAGGCTGATCAAAAGTTATTTGAAAAGTTTTAACATCTATTCTTTTAAGTTCCGTTATAACTGGATCGGAAGCAAAGGCTTGAGAAGTGAAAAAAACCAACAAAGTGGTGATAATAAAGCGATTGAATGTATTCATAAAAAACTCCTAGGTCGGTAATTAACAGTTATTTTCTGTGTTGTTTCTAAGTAATAGCGAATGAGTGCCCCGTCATAAGCGCCAAAAATATAAATTTTTTTCAATGATTGTAATAAAGGTAATGGAAACAAAAAAACCTCGGTTAACGAGGCAAGTAGTTAGGGTGGAGAAATAAGAAGTCATTTGGCTTGAATCAAGCCCAAATATTGCTAAATTTGCGGTGCGGTGCAGTGCTATTATAACAATGTAGTGTGTTCATAAGTCAGGAATTATTCCATAAAATTGGGACTTGTGGGGCTTTTTTTATTGTTAGTGCGGTGTATTTTTTGGCGAGGTGAATGGGATTTGTGAAATGGGGCGAGGAAGGGTTGCAAATTCTTCTCCACTTGTGATAATTAGTTCTGTGTGAAATTTTGAGCAAAACTATTATTCTTGTTTATATTCAGGGTACTTCCAAAAACCCCAGTGCGATTTAAGGAAGTTAGAAAAAGGTGCTGTTTTATATTTTTCATCAATTGTATTGGGGTTTTTGGAGGTGTTCTTTATGTAAGCCCTTTATTCTCATGCTGTTTTAGATAAAGACGGATTTGTAACCCACCCTATTTTCACAGAGATTTTTTGTCAGTATTTTTACTTGATTTATTTACTTAATGAGAAAATCGGCGCCTTCTTCTGATTAAATAATAAACACTCAATGTCATTAACAGAATAAAAACTGTATCAAATCTAGCAGGTGCATTGGGATGGTAAACGCAACCGCCACTGCTGCCACTGCTATTACTACTACCGACAACAACAGGCGTTGTTATTGAAATGGTACTTTCAATCACGCCGTTGGCTTGGTTGTCGCTATCATTTTCTCCACCATCTTTAAGGGTTAGTTTCAGGCAGGTTGCGCCTGTGACTAATCCAGTTTGCCAAGTGCCATCGGTGCAGATATTACTTGTGTTGGTTTTGGATTGTATGCTGTTATTGTTATCAACCACAAAATTACGCCAACCAGTCGCTAGTGAGTATTGACGCAATACTGCATTTGCAGGGATTGGGGTGGCGAGTTGAATGATTACTTGGGTGGAGGCACCAGTGGCGCTTAGGCCTTCGATTATATAGTCGTAGATATCGCCAGTGGCTAAGGTGTCTTTAGTGTAGTCGGATAGGTGGTTGGCTACTCTGTATTGTTTTAGTTGATCAAGGGTTAGTTGCCCAGAATCTTCGCCCATGATACCAGGTAATATTCTAGTACTTCCTGGACTGGTGATTTTTTTGTTTGTGCCTGCGGGTAATTCATTGTCGCTATTTCCTGATTCTTTGCTGTCGGAAATGCCGTTGCCGTTTGTGTCTGTTCGTCCATTGGGATAGGTGTCAACTAATTTAAGTTTTAATACTCTTTCTGATGAAAAATCGCCAGCCGTTACTTTTAATGTGATTGTTCGGGTGCCGATGTTGGTACTTTGGGGATTGAAAACAAAAGTCTTGCTGGCGCTTGTGTTAGAAAAATCGTTACTACTCCAAGTGTAAGTTCCTGTGCCTGCTGAGGCGCTGACGGTAACTTCTCCACCGTCTTTGCTGATTAAGGGACCTTTGTTTTCACCTTGGGTTACACTAAATTGGGCGATCACTGGGGCAGCGATGTAAGTGGTAGTAATGGCAATGGTAAAGGGTTGTGGAGCGGAGTCGTTAGTATTGTCACTGGCGGTGATGTTAATGTTGATCGTGTTTCCGAGGGCAGTGGTGGATCTGTTGGTTCTGAGTTCATTGCCGTTGACGATTTTGAAGTTGGTGGTGTCGTTGACGGTAAAGGTAAGGGGAGTGTTGGTATCTACATCACTGGCACTGAGGGTGCCGACTAAGGTATTGGCGGGTTGGCCTTTGATCAAGTTTACATTACTAAGTAGAATGTTAGTTGGGACAGTGTCGTCTATGTCGCCAACTGTGAAATTAAAGATTTTGTCAAATGTGTGATTGTTGCCATCGGTTACGGTAATGGTAGTGCTAAGACTGGTGGCGTTCTCGTAGTCTAGGGTGGTGTTGAGTTTGAGTTTGTTGTTGTCAATGGTAAATTTGGTGTTGCTACTGGTGTAGGTAAAAGTGTCGTTGGCATCGGCATCGGTGGTGGAGAGTGTGCCTAATTCAGTGCCAGTTCTTGTGTTTTCAGCGATGGTGCGGTTGCCTGTGAGGGTGATGGCGGTAGGGAGTTCGTCGTTGAGGTCAACTAGGTTGACGGTGATGGTTTGTTCGGTATTTTTATCGTCGCCATCTCCTGTGGTGGCTTTGATTTTGACGGTGTAGGATTTTGTGGCGCTTTCGTAATTGGTGGTAGTGCCGTTGAAGGTTAGGGTGTTGTTGTTGGTGCCGCTAAGGCTGAAGAAGCCACTGGTGTTTTCTGTAATGCTGAAAGTGGCGGTGGTGTCGTTGGCGACGAGGATGTGGATGGTACTTGCTGCTTTTTCATTGGCGGGGAATGTGTTGGTGGAGGTGATGGTGAGGGTGGCTGGAACTGGGCAAGACTCCCAGCAGAGGTTAATGGTTCTTTGGGGCATTGAAGGGCTTTCTGTGTCATTGATACTTGCGCCAATAAACGCAGAGGGAATGGGTTGGTCACTCTCATAATAAGTTTGCATGGTGAATCTTTTACCTCCTTGGTCTTTTATTATTGCAATGGTTGCGGGTTCAAGTGTTAAATCCCAGGTTTTGTAAAAGGGAAGAGTGTAGTCAATGCTTCCTAATTTCAAATGTGTAGTAATACTGGTGCCAACACCAGATCTACTGACAAAGCCATGAAGAGCAATTTGATTATTGTTTTCATCAAAGAAACGGTTATCTCGATCCACAGCAAGTGCATAATCATCAAGTGTAACTCGTATAGTTTTTTGCGTATCGCTAAGAATGTAGGTTGTGTTCTTAGTGACTTGAGTGAAGTCAAGGGCTAGCGTTTGTGCTGATAAAGTCAATAGACAAAATAAGGTAATAATAAAGCGATTGAACATATTCATAATGAAACTCCTAGCTGGTAATTAATGGTTATTTTCTGTGTTGTTTCTAAGTAATAGTGAATGAGAGTGCCCTGTCATAAGCGCCAAAAATATAAATTTTTTTCAATGATTGTAATAAAGATAATGGAAACAAAAAACCTCGGTTAACGAGGCAAGTAGTTAGGGTGGAGAAATAAAAAGTCATTTGGCTTGAATCAAGCCCAAATATTGCTAAATTTGCGGTGCGGTACGATGCAGTGCTATTATAACAATGTAGTGTGTTCATAAGTCAGGAATTATTCCATAAAATTGGGACTTGTGGGGCTTTTTTATTGTTAGTGCGGTGTATTTTTTGGCGAGGTGAATGGGATTTGTGAAATGGGGCGAGGAAGGGTTGCAAATTCTTCTCCACTTGTGATAATTAGTTCTGTGTGAAATTTTGAGTAAAACTATTATTCTTGTTTACATTCAGGGTACCTCCAAAAACCCCAGTGCGATTTAAGGAAGTTAGAAAAAGGTGCTGTTTTATACTTTTCATCAATTGTATTGGGTTTTTTGGAGGTGTTCTTTATGTAAGCCCTTTATTCCCATGCTGTTTTAGATAAAGACGGATTTGTAACCCGCCCTATTTTCACAGGGATTTTTTGTCAGTATTTTTACTTGATTTATTTACTTAATAAGAAAATCGGCGTCTTCTTCTGATTAAATAATAAACACTCAATGTCATTAATAAAATAAAACCTATATCAAATCTGGCAGATGCATTAGGGTTGTAAACACAACCACCACCACTATTGTTACTACTGCCACCATCATTAACAACGGGCGTTGCAATTGAAATAGTACTTGCAACCACACCATTAACATCACCCGTGTTGTCGGTTTGTTGACCATCGGTATCGTTTTCACCGCCGTCTTTGATGGTTAGTTTAAGGCAAGTTGCACCTGTGATTAACCCAGTTTGCCAGTTATCATCGGTGCAGGTTGTGCTGATTTTGGATTTAATTGTATTGTCATTATTATTCACAAAAGCAGACCAGCCATTGACTAACGAATATTTGCGCAACTCTGCATCTTTAGGGGTTGCCGTGGTGAGTTCGATAATCACTTCAGAAGTGCCTGTGGTGCTTAAGCCTTCAACGACATAGTCATAAATAGCACCAGTCGTTAGTGTGTCTTTGGTTTTGTCAGGTAGATTACTGGTTGTTACATATTCTTTCATTTGATCAAGGGTTAAAAATGTGGAATTTTTGCCTAGAGCAAGCGTACCTAATAATATTCTAGTGTTTCTCTTACTGGTGATGGCTTTACCTTTGTTTTCGC
Coding sequences within:
- a CDS encoding cadherin repeat domain-containing protein: MNMFNRFIITLFCLLTLSAQTLALDFTQVTKNTTYILSDTQKTIRVTLDDYALAVDRDNRFFDENNNQIALHGFVSRSGVGTSITTHLKLGSIDYTLPFYKTWDLTLEPATIAIIKDQGGKRFTMQTYYESDQPIPSAFIGASINDTESPSMPQRTINLCWESCPVPATLTITSTNTFPANEKAASTIHILVANDTTATFSITENTSGFFSLSGTNNNTLTFNGTTTNYESATKSYTVKIKATTGDGDDKNTEQTITVNLVDLNDELPTAITLTGNRTIAENTRTGTELGTLSTTDADANDTFTYTSSNTKFTIDNNKLKLNTTLDYENATSLSTTITVTDGNNHTFDKIFNFTVGDIDDTVPTNILLSNVNLIKGQPANTLVGTLSASDVDTNTPLTFTVNDTTNFKIVNGNELRTNRSTTALGNTININITASDNTNDSAPQPFTIAITTTYIAAPVIAQFSVTQGENKGPLISKDGGEVTVSASAGTGTYTWSSNDFSNTSASKTFVFNPQSTNIGTRTITLKVTAGDFSSERVLKLKLVDTYPNGRTDTNGNGISDSKESGNSDNELPAGTNKKITSPGSTRILPGIMGEDSGQLTLDQLKQYRVANHLSDYTKDTLATGDIYDYIIEGLSATGASTQVIIQLATPIPANAVLRQYSLATGWRNFVVDNNNSIQSKTNTSNICTDGTWQTGLVTGATCLKLTLKDGGENDSDNQANGVIESTISITTPVVVGSSNSSGSSGGCVYHPNAPARFDTVFILLMTLSVYYLIRRRRRFSH